A window of the Pseudomonas gozinkensis genome harbors these coding sequences:
- a CDS encoding beta-galactosidase: MIRRSLPAFFALVFAGPLLAAPAGQQTLFNFVRPADVVKVATENADLPQANAEQTPEGEVLRRVTFNPTTRPTLRLSPQTGAWDWSQSGMMSLRIQSAMNWAVTVYVQIQSNDGKTLVSRVDLPAGPAQTLLVPLTATSPLSQGMKAGPVMPMTIDGQRILLASSSGELDRSQVVSVSLSMDQPKAAQSLLLERFGVQDEGEVIKSAYGNLVDAYGQSTRGKWPEKVANDEQLKSAAAKEQQQLNTWLAEREKSSLDKFGGWSKGPAFKASGFFRTEKRDGRWYLVTPEGHPFYSLGVNTVSPEVNQTYVAGREYMFESLPKPEEPLASHFGEGDNRGGNGVDQGRGYNFGRWYDFYGANLQRLYGEPCTPDSGNKAGVAEAAKAGAAEEAATNASAPVAASEQPKAGVAESAATSGQSVATPCKNTVDQQKWASHTLDRLQAWGFNTVGNWSAPVLGDAERMPYTLPLSIVGDYTSISTGTDWWGGMPDPFDPRFAMATERAVAIAARDHRDDPWLIGYFADNELAWAGPGDDPKSRYALAYGTLKMTTDVPAKRAFLKQLRDKYRNQAGLSKAWGIDLPAWELMEDPGFEAPLPNPEHPEIEADFKYFQKVFADTYFKTISDSLKWHAPNQLLLGGRFATSTPEAVASCAQYCDVLSFNMYTLQPQDGYDFAALRNLDKPVLITEFNFGSTDRGPFWGGVTTLSKEEDRGPAYANFLKQALSEPSIVGVHWFQYLDQPVTGRLLDGENGHFGLVGVTDLPFQGFVETVRKSNLATVDQLNKEAQKAAAAADKAGHEAEGGRKADAGKGPGQGAGHTGGHSGNGH, translated from the coding sequence ATGATTCGTCGTTCGTTGCCTGCCTTTTTTGCCCTGGTTTTCGCTGGCCCCTTGCTGGCGGCACCTGCCGGCCAGCAGACCCTGTTCAACTTTGTCCGCCCCGCCGACGTGGTGAAGGTCGCGACCGAAAACGCCGACCTGCCGCAAGCCAACGCCGAGCAGACCCCAGAAGGCGAAGTGCTGCGCCGGGTGACGTTCAATCCGACGACCCGCCCGACCTTGCGTCTGTCCCCGCAGACGGGTGCCTGGGACTGGTCGCAGTCCGGCATGATGAGCCTGCGCATCCAGAGTGCGATGAACTGGGCGGTGACCGTCTACGTACAAATCCAGAGCAACGACGGCAAGACCCTGGTCAGCCGCGTCGATTTGCCGGCCGGCCCGGCGCAGACCTTGCTGGTGCCATTGACCGCGACCTCGCCTCTGAGCCAGGGCATGAAGGCCGGGCCGGTGATGCCGATGACGATCGACGGCCAGCGCATCCTGCTGGCGAGCAGCAGCGGTGAGCTGGATCGCAGCCAGGTGGTGTCGGTCAGCCTGTCGATGGACCAGCCGAAAGCCGCGCAAAGTCTGTTGCTTGAGCGTTTTGGCGTGCAGGACGAAGGCGAGGTGATCAAATCCGCCTACGGCAATCTGGTGGATGCCTATGGCCAGTCGACCCGCGGCAAATGGCCGGAGAAGGTCGCCAATGACGAACAACTGAAATCCGCTGCCGCCAAAGAACAGCAACAACTGAACACCTGGTTGGCCGAGCGCGAAAAGTCGTCGCTGGACAAGTTCGGTGGCTGGAGCAAAGGCCCGGCGTTCAAGGCCAGCGGTTTCTTCCGCACCGAAAAACGTGACGGCCGCTGGTATCTGGTGACACCCGAGGGCCATCCTTTTTATTCCTTGGGCGTGAACACCGTCAGCCCGGAGGTCAACCAGACCTACGTGGCCGGTCGCGAATACATGTTCGAATCCCTGCCAAAGCCTGAAGAGCCGCTGGCCAGCCACTTCGGCGAAGGTGACAACCGTGGCGGCAACGGTGTCGATCAGGGCCGTGGTTACAATTTCGGGCGCTGGTACGACTTTTACGGCGCCAACCTTCAACGTCTGTATGGCGAGCCGTGCACCCCGGACAGCGGCAACAAGGCCGGGGTCGCCGAAGCCGCCAAGGCCGGGGCCGCAGAAGAAGCCGCGACCAACGCCAGTGCACCGGTAGCTGCCTCCGAACAGCCGAAAGCCGGCGTTGCCGAGTCGGCAGCCACCAGCGGGCAAAGCGTTGCGACGCCATGCAAAAACACGGTCGACCAGCAAAAGTGGGCCAGCCACACCCTTGATCGTCTGCAAGCCTGGGGCTTCAACACGGTCGGTAACTGGAGCGCGCCTGTCCTCGGTGACGCCGAGCGCATGCCGTACACCTTGCCGTTGTCGATCGTCGGCGATTACACCAGCATCAGCACCGGCACCGACTGGTGGGGCGGCATGCCTGACCCGTTCGATCCACGTTTCGCCATGGCCACCGAACGCGCCGTGGCGATTGCTGCCCGCGATCATCGCGATGATCCGTGGCTGATCGGCTACTTCGCCGACAACGAGCTGGCCTGGGCCGGCCCCGGTGATGATCCGAAATCCCGTTACGCGCTGGCCTACGGCACCTTGAAAATGACCACCGACGTTCCGGCCAAACGTGCGTTCCTCAAGCAGTTGCGCGACAAGTACCGCAATCAGGCGGGACTGTCGAAGGCCTGGGGGATCGATCTGCCGGCGTGGGAATTGATGGAGGATCCTGGGTTCGAGGCCCCGCTGCCGAATCCGGAGCATCCGGAAATCGAGGCTGACTTCAAATATTTCCAGAAGGTCTTCGCCGACACCTACTTCAAGACCATTTCCGACTCGCTGAAATGGCACGCGCCGAACCAGTTGCTGCTCGGCGGCCGTTTCGCCACCAGCACCCCGGAAGCCGTGGCGTCCTGCGCCCAGTATTGCGACGTGCTGAGCTTCAACATGTACACCCTGCAACCGCAGGACGGTTATGACTTCGCCGCGTTGCGCAACCTCGACAAACCGGTGCTGATCACCGAATTCAACTTCGGCTCCACCGACCGTGGCCCGTTCTGGGGCGGCGTGACCACGTTGAGCAAGGAAGAAGACCGCGGCCCGGCCTACGCCAATTTTCTTAAACAAGCGCTGAGCGAGCCGTCGATTGTCGGCGTGCACTGGTTCCAGTATCTGGATCAACCGGTGACCGGTCGCTTGCTCGATGGCGAGAATGGTCACTTCGGCCTGGTCGGTGTCACCGATCTGCCATTCCAGGGTTTTGTCGAGACTGTGCGCAAGAGCAATCTGGCGACCGTCGATCAGTTGAACAAAGAGGCGCAGAAAGCGGCCGCCGCAGCCGACAAGGCCGGCCACGAAGCCGAAGGCGGCCGCAAGGCAGACGCCGGCAAAGGCCCGGGGCAGGGGGCTGGCCATACCGGCGGGCATTCGGGCAACGGTCACTGA
- a CDS encoding serine hydrolase domain-containing protein, which translates to MQIQGHYELQFEAVREAFAALFDDPQERGAALCIRVGGETVLDLWSGTADKDGAEAWHSDTIANLFSCTKTFTAVTALQLVAEGKLQLDAPVARYWPEFAAAGKESVTLRQLLCHQAGLPALRELLAPEALYDWQTMVDALAAEAPWWTPGTGHGYAAITYGWLIGELLRRADGRGPGESIVARVAKPLGLDFHVGLADEEFHRVAHIARGKGNTGDAAAQRLLQVTMREPTAMTTRAFTNPPSVLTSTNKPEWRRMQQPAANGHGNARSLAGFYAGLLDGSLLESEMLDELTREHSLGEDKTLLTRTRFGLGCMLDQPDVSNATYGLGPRAFGHPGAGGSIGFADPEHDVAFGFVTNTLGPYVLMDPRAQKLARVLATCL; encoded by the coding sequence GTGCAGATTCAGGGACATTACGAGCTTCAATTCGAAGCGGTGCGCGAAGCCTTTGCCGCACTGTTCGACGATCCCCAGGAACGCGGCGCCGCGTTGTGCATCCGGGTCGGCGGCGAAACCGTCCTCGACCTCTGGTCCGGTACCGCCGACAAGGACGGCGCCGAGGCCTGGCACAGCGACACCATCGCCAACCTGTTCTCCTGCACCAAGACCTTCACCGCCGTCACCGCGCTGCAACTGGTCGCCGAAGGCAAGTTGCAGCTCGATGCGCCGGTCGCCCGTTACTGGCCGGAGTTCGCCGCCGCCGGCAAGGAATCCGTCACCCTGCGCCAACTGCTTTGCCATCAGGCCGGCCTGCCGGCCCTGCGCGAGTTGCTGGCGCCTGAAGCCCTGTACGACTGGCAAACCATGGTCGACGCCCTCGCGGCCGAAGCCCCGTGGTGGACGCCGGGCACTGGTCACGGCTATGCCGCGATCACCTACGGCTGGCTGATCGGTGAGTTGCTGCGGCGCGCCGACGGTCGCGGGCCGGGGGAATCGATTGTGGCGCGGGTCGCCAAACCGCTGGGGCTGGATTTCCATGTCGGTCTGGCCGACGAAGAATTCCATCGCGTGGCGCACATCGCCCGGGGCAAGGGCAACACCGGCGACGCCGCCGCCCAACGCCTGTTGCAGGTGACCATGCGCGAGCCGACGGCCATGACCACCCGGGCCTTCACCAATCCGCCGTCGGTGCTCACCAGCACCAACAAACCGGAATGGCGCCGGATGCAGCAACCGGCGGCCAACGGCCACGGCAATGCGCGCAGTCTGGCCGGGTTCTACGCCGGTCTGCTCGACGGCAGCCTGCTGGAAAGCGAAATGCTCGACGAACTGACCCGCGAGCACAGCCTCGGCGAGGACAAGACCTTGCTGACCCGCACTCGTTTCGGTCTCGGTTGCATGCTCGATCAACCCGACGTGTCGAACGCTACTTACGGCCTCGGCCCGCGTGCATTCGGCCATCCGGGTGCAGGTGGTTCCATCGGTTTTGCTGATCCGGAGCACGATGTTGCCTTCGGATTTGTGACAAATACCCTGGGGCCATACGTCTTGATGGATCCGCGCGCGCAGAAGCTGGCGCGGGTACTTGCCACTTG